In the genome of Myxococcus stipitatus, one region contains:
- a CDS encoding TadE/TadG family type IV pilus assembly protein, with protein sequence MRRRRMGEPRQRGQAAVESALVLPLTVFLLLGALQLALSHQARLLNEYAAFKVARAASVYRLDCAPMVRAAVLALIPSLSRTGAEGTPPQKFIRVARQVLRENRPLAFAFQGAGPIPLVRIHYRLSGFRPGVPFDAQLGPEERTLKAHVRLAYFHELRIPFAGWIVSRVWLASQTGRAWALGADPIVPVRRTAGKVKRASETSPDWVLASQAIDQGYFTVPLVSSWSLRMMSDPLPGAPLEGVCE encoded by the coding sequence ATGCGCCGAAGAAGGATGGGTGAGCCGCGGCAGCGCGGTCAGGCCGCGGTGGAGAGCGCGCTCGTGTTGCCGCTGACGGTGTTCCTGCTGCTCGGCGCACTTCAGCTGGCGCTGTCGCACCAGGCGCGGCTGTTGAATGAGTACGCCGCATTCAAGGTCGCGCGAGCCGCCAGTGTGTACCGGTTGGATTGCGCGCCCATGGTGCGCGCGGCGGTGCTGGCGCTGATACCGTCGCTGAGCAGGACGGGCGCGGAGGGAACACCGCCCCAGAAGTTCATCCGCGTGGCGCGCCAGGTGCTGCGAGAGAACAGGCCCCTGGCGTTCGCGTTCCAGGGCGCGGGTCCCATTCCCCTCGTGCGAATCCACTACCGGCTGAGTGGGTTCCGGCCCGGTGTTCCGTTCGACGCGCAGCTCGGCCCCGAGGAGCGGACGCTGAAGGCCCATGTGCGACTGGCCTACTTCCACGAGCTCCGCATCCCGTTCGCGGGGTGGATTGTCAGCCGGGTGTGGCTGGCCTCGCAGACGGGCCGAGCGTGGGCGCTGGGCGCGGACCCGATTGTTCCGGTGCGGCGCACGGCGGGGAAAGTGAAGCGCGCGTCCGAGACGAGTCCGGACTGGGTCCTCGCGAGCCAGGCCATCGACCAGGGTTACTTCACGGTGCCGCTGGTGTCGTCGTGGTCGCTGCGGATGATGAGCGACCCGCTGCCGGGTGCTCCGCTGGAGGGCGTATGCGAATGA
- a CDS encoding cyclase family protein — METAAEEPWVDISAPLRDGMVHWPDNPAVHITRVMDQAKGDDATVSNLSFGAHTGTHVDAPVHFIPGAKGVDALAFDRLIGTARVLEIRDAWAIRVEELRGHSIQEGERLLFKTANSSRRWPTQGFLPDFVFLSLEGARYLAERKVRTVGIDYLSIGGPGEGEATHQVLLDAGICIIEGLELSPVSPGTYELVCLPLRIAGGDGAPARAILRRRSAPSSSRA, encoded by the coding sequence ATGGAGACCGCTGCCGAAGAGCCGTGGGTGGACATCTCCGCGCCCCTGCGCGACGGCATGGTGCACTGGCCGGACAATCCCGCGGTGCACATCACCCGGGTGATGGACCAGGCGAAGGGAGACGACGCCACCGTCTCCAACCTGTCGTTCGGTGCTCACACCGGGACGCACGTCGACGCGCCCGTGCACTTCATCCCGGGCGCGAAGGGCGTGGACGCGCTGGCGTTCGACCGTCTCATCGGCACGGCCCGCGTGCTGGAGATTCGGGACGCGTGGGCCATTCGCGTGGAGGAGCTGCGCGGCCACTCGATTCAGGAGGGGGAGCGGCTCCTCTTCAAGACAGCCAACTCCTCGCGGAGATGGCCCACCCAGGGCTTTCTTCCCGACTTCGTGTTCCTGTCACTGGAGGGCGCCCGCTATCTGGCGGAGCGCAAGGTCCGCACCGTGGGCATCGACTACCTCTCCATCGGCGGACCGGGGGAGGGCGAGGCCACGCATCAAGTGCTGCTGGACGCGGGCATCTGCATCATCGAGGGGTTGGAGCTGTCCCCGGTGAGCCCGGGGACCTACGAGCTGGTCTGTCTGCCTTTGCGAATCGCGGGAGGTGACGGGGCCCCGGCTCGCGCCATCCTGCGACGGCGCTCGGCCCCGTCCTCGTCACGGGCCTGA